DNA sequence from the Prolixibacter sp. SD074 genome:
GTAGTCCACACCGGCATAAATAACGTTCCCGCGAACAATGTGCGGTTCATATTCTTCCATCTCCTCGATGGTACATTTGTGCTTTTTCAGGTCGGCAATCGCCGCAAATCGCTGCACTTTTTGCGCATTCAGGTCGCCATAAGGCATAGGATGCCGGATGGCCACCACTTTCAATCCCATTTGGGCCAGCAGTTCAATCACCTTCCGGGAAGTCTGGCTTTTTCCACACCCGGTACGCGTAGCGGTCACCGAGATGAGCGGTTTGGTGCTTCGCAGCATCGTTTCGCCCGGGCCCAGCAACATGAAATTGGCCCCGGCAGCCTGCACAACGGAAGCTAAACTCATCACTTTTTTGTATGCTACATCACTGTAAGAGAAAAAACAGTCCTGCACTTCCAGTTCCCGGATCAGTTGCGCCAAATCGTTTTGCTCGTATACCGGGATGCCATCCGGATAAAGATTGGCTCCGGCCAGTTCCGGCGGATACTTTCTCCCGTCGATGTCGGGAATTTGTGCAGCGGTAAATGCAACAACCCGGTAATCGGGATTGTCCCTGAAAAAGGTGTTAAAGTTGTGAAAATCGCGGCCAGCAGCCCCGATGATAAGAACATTACGACGTGCCATAGTTGAAATGATTTAGATGTGAGAGGTTTAAACGATTCTATTAAGTTAACCAAAACAATACGCCCAGAACATGAATTTTCTCATCTGATCAGCGGATGCAAACGTCCGATTTGGATATTACATGAATAAATGGCACTTTGCGTGCTGATTAGGAGGGATTGGATGAACTATCTTGCGCACATATACTTATCTGGGGAATCAGAGGAATTAATGATCGGAAACTTCATTGGCGATTACGTAAAGGGAAAGCAGCACCGTGATTTTCCGACCGAGGTGGAGCGGGGCATTTTACTGCATCGCAAAATCGATGAGTTTACCGACCATAACGAAGCAGTCCGTGCCTGTAATCAAATACTTCGTCCGGGTTACCGGAAATATGCCGGCGTGGTTACCGATATTTTCTTTGACCACTTTCTGGCCGCTAATTGGCAACGTTATTCAGCTCAGCCGTTGCAAGATGCCACCCGCCGTTTTCATGGTATCCTTCTATCCAATTACCGCATACTGCCGGCAAGGGCAAAACTGTTTGCACCGTTCCTCATTCAGCATAAACGATTGGAATCCTACGCCCGACTTGATGGGATTGAAGAATCGCTGAGCATTTTAAGCCGTCGCACTTCGCTACCAGAGGAAACGCCTTTTGCGATGAAAACATTGAAGGAAGAATATGCGCAGTTTGATGAAGCGTTTGCCCGCTTCTTTCCCGAAATCATTCAGTTCGCCATCGAAGTGGCCGGCGTAGAAATAAAAATGCCCCGGCTAAAGCGGGGCTAATTACTAATCACTCATCGAAACCAACTCCTCTTCGAAGAAAAACGCTTCCTCTCCGAAAGCCGGTTTTAAATCGCTTATCCAAATGGCATCCGGATCGTACCTGGCAAAAAATGGCCGGTTAGTCCAGTCAGGGTTTCGCCCCTGAATAAAGTTCAACACGAACACTTTCTCACCATTAATTTCCGACACGCCTACAATGCGTATTTTACCTGGCCCACTCGACACACTCGGTACACGAACGGTACGGCAGGCACCGCTCACCTGCTGATATGCCCGAAGTGGCCCCCAGTCAATCAGTTCGTCAATGACATAGCTGCTGGCCTTGAAAGGCAAAACCCTACCAACCACTTCGATGGTAAACATTTGTTCTTCAGAAAGTCGATCGATTTGCGGGACCGATCGAAAATTGGACAAAGAATAAGAACGATATTTTATCATACCCTGAAAAATTAAAAATAACCCCAAAATAAAATTTGGCGCTATCGTGCTATTATCTAAGTATTTCCATGCGACTGGCATCGAGACGCAAAAAGATAAACAACAGGAATGTGAACGACCACAGCGATGACCCACCGTAGCTAAAGAACGGAAGGGGTATGCCAATAACCGGCACCAATCCGATAGTCATACCGACATTGATGGCAAAGTGGAAAAACAGAATTCCAGCTACGCCGTAACCATATACACGACTAAAACGGGATCGTTGTCGTTCCGCCATG
Encoded proteins:
- a CDS encoding ACP phosphodiesterase, translated to MIGNFIGDYVKGKQHRDFPTEVERGILLHRKIDEFTDHNEAVRACNQILRPGYRKYAGVVTDIFFDHFLAANWQRYSAQPLQDATRRFHGILLSNYRILPARAKLFAPFLIQHKRLESYARLDGIEESLSILSRRTSLPEETPFAMKTLKEEYAQFDEAFARFFPEIIQFAIEVAGVEIKMPRLKRG